A window of Staphylococcus sp. 17KM0847 contains these coding sequences:
- a CDS encoding CHAP domain-containing protein, with translation MKKLTTATIATLGLVTLGAATANDASAAEQLNVNSQYTTTYSEVTGDYVTVDENGNKHHTLDGNWNPSMFNNESFSFYTVEADGSYHYYYYSNEATNYDYATDYTSIATPVVNNSYNTTTHNVDYNNYNVAQTNYTQPAAYTTTTTATTVEAPAATSNNNTNYNYNTTEVSTPAASTGLTYSSSNDGNRYVAGQCTYYAYDRSGGRVGSYWGNANNWANAARSAGYTVNNTPAVGAIMQSSAGGYGHVAYVENVSSNGSVTVSEMNYGHGAGVVTSRTLSAGQASAFNFIH, from the coding sequence ATGAAAAAATTAACTACTGCTACAATCGCTACATTAGGCTTAGTTACATTAGGAGCTGCAACAGCAAACGATGCATCAGCAGCAGAACAACTTAACGTTAATTCACAATATACAACTACATACTCAGAGGTTACTGGTGACTATGTAACTGTTGACGAGAACGGCAATAAACATCACACTTTAGATGGTAACTGGAACCCATCAATGTTCAATAACGAATCATTCAGTTTTTATACTGTTGAAGCAGATGGTTCTTACCACTACTACTATTACTCAAACGAAGCTACAAACTACGACTATGCAACAGACTATACATCAATTGCAACACCAGTAGTCAATAATAGCTACAATACTACAACTCATAACGTTGACTACAACAACTACAATGTTGCACAAACAAACTATACACAACCTGCAGCATATACAACAACTACAACAGCTACAACTGTTGAAGCACCAGCTGCAACATCTAATAACAATACAAATTACAACTATAATACAACAGAAGTCAGCACTCCTGCTGCTTCAACTGGTTTAACTTATTCATCAAGCAATGACGGAAACCGCTACGTTGCTGGTCAATGTACTTATTATGCTTACGATCGTTCAGGTGGTCGTGTGGGTTCATATTGGGGCAACGCTAATAACTGGGCAAACGCTGCTCGTTCAGCAGGTTACACTGTAAATAACACACCTGCAGTAGGTGCGATTATGCAAAGTTCAGCTGGTGGTTACGGTCACGTTGCTTATGTTGAAAATGTAAGTTCTAACGGTTCTGTAACAGTATCTGAAATGAACTATGGTCATGGTGCAGGCGTTGTAACATCACGTACATTATCAGCTGGTCAAGCATCTGCATTTAACTTTATTCACTAA
- a CDS encoding M23 family metallopeptidase, translating into MKRIISIFFFLLLLSGLLYFINGHDNTLKSSIYTWYEDTAQHVFQQDRQTQPFGHYKNGLSFNGNNRHYGVDYHLPEGTPILAASDGTITRTINDPYGGKIIELYESNNQYYQWYGHLSTFDVKPGQTVEQGAIIGKSGNTGKYSTGPHLHFQRMKGQVGNDYAIDPEPFIETLPNQQYSLFQI; encoded by the coding sequence ATGAAACGCATCATCTCTATTTTTTTCTTTCTCCTATTGTTAAGTGGTTTGCTTTATTTCATTAATGGACATGACAATACGCTAAAATCCTCTATCTATACATGGTATGAAGATACAGCTCAACATGTATTTCAGCAAGATCGTCAAACACAGCCTTTTGGTCATTACAAGAATGGTCTCTCTTTTAACGGAAACAATCGCCATTATGGTGTAGACTATCATTTACCTGAAGGCACCCCTATTCTTGCAGCATCTGATGGTACAATTACGCGTACGATCAACGATCCCTACGGTGGAAAAATAATTGAGTTATACGAATCTAATAACCAATATTATCAGTGGTATGGACATCTTAGTACATTTGATGTTAAACCCGGTCAAACTGTGGAACAAGGCGCGATTATCGGCAAGTCTGGTAATACCGGTAAATATTCAACCGGTCCTCATCTTCATTTCCAACGTATGAAGGGGCAAGTGGGCAATGACTATGCAATCGATCCCGAACCTTTTATTGAAACACTGCCTAATCAGCAATATAGCTTATTCCAAATATAA
- a CDS encoding GTP pyrophosphokinase family protein, translating to MFVEKTVPLNIENLKKEIAAYTNQNLDSSDSLEKVLQFVELEHIYSAALEEISTKLRILDEDFQLKTEHNPIHHMERRVKKVPSLLKKLQRKGLAISAQTAKETIYDIAGIRVVCNYLDDIYTVEKLLLQQSDIKLLKRKDYIQKPKENGYKSLHIVVTVPLFLTDGVVETPVEIQLRTIGMDMWASLEHKLHYKSYKNTDSYHNILKECADEIAAVEGKMQQIHMDIQDNKILD from the coding sequence ATGTTTGTAGAAAAGACAGTACCACTTAATATTGAAAACTTGAAAAAAGAAATTGCAGCCTATACAAATCAAAATCTTGACAGTTCGGATAGTTTGGAAAAAGTTTTGCAATTTGTAGAACTAGAACATATTTATAGTGCAGCATTAGAAGAAATTAGTACAAAATTACGAATATTAGATGAAGATTTTCAGCTTAAAACTGAGCATAACCCAATTCATCACATGGAACGTCGCGTAAAAAAGGTACCCAGTTTACTCAAGAAGCTACAACGGAAGGGGCTAGCTATTTCTGCACAAACTGCTAAAGAAACAATATATGACATTGCAGGTATTCGCGTCGTATGTAACTATTTAGATGATATATATACAGTGGAAAAGCTATTATTACAACAATCCGATATTAAGCTACTCAAGCGAAAAGATTATATACAGAAACCTAAAGAGAACGGATATAAAAGCTTACATATTGTTGTCACAGTACCATTATTTTTAACAGATGGTGTTGTGGAGACACCAGTAGAAATACAGTTACGAACAATTGGTATGGATATGTGGGCGAGTTTGGAACATAAGTTACATTACAAATCTTATAAAAATACAGATAGCTATCATAATATATTGAAAGAATGTGCAGATGAAATTGCAGCAGTAGAAGGGAAAATGCAACAAATACATATGGATATTCAAGACAATAAGATATTAGATTAG
- a CDS encoding nitroreductase family protein yields the protein MPKNNNFDDILNGRRSVKLFDENVKIPHEEMDEILRQATKAPSSINMQPWRFVVVESEEGKDKLRPLVQLNTRQNDTSAAMIVIFGDMLNYEFADDIYSSAVEQGFMPQDIKEELVGRFVDMYQQLTPSQMNDIVKIDSSLAAMQLMLVARQHGYDTNPIGGFDHAHIAEAFDLDPERYVPVLIVAMGKAAQEGKRSTRLPIEKIRTYH from the coding sequence ATGCCTAAAAACAATAATTTTGATGATATATTAAATGGTCGTCGTTCTGTTAAGTTATTTGATGAGAACGTTAAAATCCCACATGAAGAAATGGATGAAATCTTAAGACAAGCTACGAAAGCACCTTCATCTATCAATATGCAGCCATGGCGCTTTGTTGTAGTAGAATCAGAAGAAGGCAAAGATAAATTGCGTCCATTGGTACAATTGAATACACGTCAAAATGATACATCAGCTGCAATGATTGTTATTTTTGGAGATATGTTAAATTATGAATTTGCTGATGATATTTATAGTTCCGCGGTAGAGCAAGGTTTCATGCCACAAGATATTAAAGAAGAACTTGTCGGTCGTTTTGTAGATATGTATCAACAGCTTACACCAAGTCAAATGAATGATATTGTTAAAATTGATAGTAGCTTAGCGGCCATGCAGTTAATGCTTGTTGCACGTCAACACGGTTATGATACAAATCCAATTGGTGGTTTTGATCATGCGCATATTGCTGAAGCGTTTGACTTAGATCCAGAACGTTATGTGCCTGTTCTTATCGTTGCAATGGGTAAAGCAGCACAAGAAGGTAAGCGCTCTACACGTTTGCCAATTGAAAAAATTCGCACATATCACTAA
- a CDS encoding MarR family winged helix-turn-helix transcriptional regulator: MSHNPRHLHRQLCFLFYVSSKEVIKKYTAHLKQYNLTYTGYITLISIGDEEILNIKQLGDRIYLNSGTLTPLIKKLVSQGLVEKVRDTQDERNLKLSLTDSGKQLKQQLKSLSENIYEELSIEDEDMMILTDVLGRFIDNNFPHTKPCREKYKKACQNKE, translated from the coding sequence ATGAGTCACAATCCAAGACATTTACATCGCCAGTTATGTTTTTTATTTTATGTCTCCTCTAAGGAAGTTATTAAAAAATACACAGCACATTTGAAACAGTATAATCTTACATATACTGGTTATATCACACTCATCTCTATTGGTGATGAAGAAATACTAAATATTAAGCAACTTGGCGATCGTATTTATTTGAATTCTGGAACACTAACACCTCTCATCAAAAAGTTGGTTTCTCAAGGACTTGTTGAAAAAGTAAGAGATACTCAAGATGAGCGAAACTTAAAACTCTCTTTAACCGACTCAGGCAAGCAACTCAAACAACAACTCAAATCTCTCTCTGAAAATATTTACGAAGAACTTTCTATCGAAGATGAGGATATGATGATTTTAACAGACGTACTGGGACGTTTTATTGATAACAACTTCCCACACACGAAGCCTTGTCGTGAAAAATATAAAAAAGCTTGTCAAAATAAAGAGTGA
- a CDS encoding siderophore ABC transporter substrate-binding protein, translating to MKKLGLLVVLAMMLVLAACGNSSDNDKKSESKNGGDDQKTVEVKNDFMLRGEAEDGSEDTEYKDKVKVPVNPEKAVVFDYGALDTMKALGLEDKVVALPKGEDGSSLPDFLSDFKDDKYENTGSLKEVNFDAVAKVKPDVIFLSARTANQQTIDELKKAAPKAKLVYMGANYDNYVESMKMNAETIGKVYEKEDDVKKLVDEMDKKIADMQKKTKDLDKKAMYLLVNEGELSTYGAGDRFGSFVYDTLGFKPADDNVKSSGHGQNVTNEYVSEKNPDIIFAMDRGQAIGGESTAQKVLSNDVLKNVNAIKNDEVVEVDPKLWYFASGSITTTMKQVDELEKGLKLDK from the coding sequence ATGAAAAAGTTAGGTTTATTAGTCGTTTTGGCAATGATGCTTGTTCTTGCTGCGTGTGGCAATAGTAGTGATAATGATAAGAAATCAGAAAGTAAAAATGGTGGAGATGACCAAAAAACAGTTGAAGTGAAAAATGATTTTATGCTTAGAGGGGAAGCAGAAGACGGTAGTGAAGATACAGAATATAAAGATAAAGTTAAAGTACCAGTAAACCCTGAAAAAGCAGTTGTTTTTGATTATGGTGCATTAGATACAATGAAAGCACTCGGTTTAGAAGATAAAGTGGTTGCTTTACCAAAAGGTGAGGATGGTTCATCACTACCAGACTTTTTATCAGATTTTAAAGATGATAAATACGAAAATACAGGTAGCTTGAAAGAAGTGAACTTTGATGCAGTGGCTAAGGTTAAACCGGATGTCATTTTCTTGTCAGCACGTACAGCTAACCAACAAACGATTGATGAATTGAAAAAAGCAGCACCTAAAGCTAAACTTGTCTATATGGGTGCAAACTATGACAACTATGTTGAATCGATGAAAATGAATGCTGAAACAATCGGTAAAGTTTATGAAAAAGAAGACGATGTTAAAAAATTAGTCGATGAGATGGACAAAAAAATCGCAGACATGCAAAAGAAAACAAAAGATTTAGATAAAAAAGCAATGTACTTATTAGTGAATGAAGGCGAGTTATCAACATACGGTGCAGGTGATCGCTTCGGTAGTTTTGTATATGATACATTAGGCTTTAAACCAGCAGATGATAATGTAAAATCAAGTGGTCACGGTCAAAATGTAACAAACGAATATGTGAGTGAGAAAAATCCAGATATTATCTTTGCAATGGATCGTGGACAAGCAATTGGTGGTGAATCAACTGCGCAAAAAGTATTGAGCAACGACGTCTTAAAAAATGTTAATGCCATTAAAAATGATGAAGTTGTAGAAGTAGATCCAAAGCTATGGTATTTTGCATCAGGTTCAATTACAACAACAATGAAACAAGTAGATGAGCTTGAAAAAGGATTGAAACTCGATAAATAA
- a CDS encoding ABC transporter ATP-binding protein has product MISISGLNQSIDHKAILTDINVDVQKGKLTSLIGPNGAGKSTLLSAISRLNDYDSGDIQIEGKRLEDYDSNELAKQLSILKQTNHTELNITVEQLVNFGRFPYSKGYMKKEDKEKVNEAISLLKLDEIRHRYLKTLSGGQRQRAYIAMTIAQDTDYILLDEPLNNLDMKHSVQIMQTLRELAVFHNKTIIVVLHDINFASVYSDDIVALKDGAVVKAANKRDVINSAVLRQLYEMDVKIESIRGQQICIYFDEIPCMYHQIQNKTFSETTGGKL; this is encoded by the coding sequence ATGATAAGTATTAGTGGATTGAATCAATCGATAGATCATAAGGCAATCTTAACGGATATCAATGTGGATGTTCAAAAAGGTAAACTCACCTCACTCATCGGACCTAATGGTGCAGGGAAAAGTACCTTACTGTCAGCAATTAGTCGCTTGAATGATTATGATTCAGGTGACATTCAAATTGAAGGTAAGCGTCTAGAGGATTACGACAGCAATGAACTGGCCAAACAACTTTCTATTTTGAAACAAACAAACCATACAGAGTTGAATATTACTGTTGAACAGTTGGTTAACTTTGGTCGTTTTCCTTATTCAAAAGGTTATATGAAAAAAGAAGATAAAGAAAAAGTGAACGAAGCAATTTCATTACTCAAACTCGATGAAATTCGTCACCGTTATCTGAAGACGTTATCAGGTGGACAACGTCAGCGTGCATATATTGCAATGACAATTGCGCAAGATACGGATTATATTTTACTTGATGAGCCATTGAATAACTTGGATATGAAACATTCCGTTCAAATTATGCAGACATTAAGAGAATTGGCTGTTTTCCATAATAAGACGATTATAGTTGTATTGCACGATATTAACTTTGCATCTGTTTATTCGGACGACATTGTAGCATTGAAAGACGGTGCAGTGGTTAAAGCTGCAAATAAACGTGATGTCATCAATTCAGCAGTGTTAAGACAGCTTTATGAAATGGATGTCAAAATTGAAAGTATTAGAGGTCAACAAATTTGTATTTACTTTGATGAAATACCATGTATGTATCATCAAATTCAAAATAAAACATTTTCTGAAACAACAGGAGGAAAATTATGA
- a CDS encoding iron chelate uptake ABC transporter family permease subunit, which produces MTVTVILGAMYLLIGIDFEIFEYQFMSRLRKFVLILLVGAAIAASTVVFQSITVNRLLTPSIMGLDAVYMFSKVLILFIFGTSSIFITNFYLNFAVSLIAMIIFALILFEGIFRFGQFSVYFILLIGVILGTFFRSITGFLELIINPEDFLVVQSAMFASFDASNPKLVTVCAVILLILLVITIRMIPYMDVLLLGRAQAINLGISYSNLTRFLLVIVALMVAIATSLVGPITFLGLLTVNLAHELMKTFEHKYMLPATMCISWISLFLAQWIVENLFEATTQVSILINLIGGIYFIYLLMRRRATT; this is translated from the coding sequence ATGACAGTAACAGTTATTCTTGGTGCAATGTATCTCTTAATTGGTATTGATTTTGAAATTTTTGAGTACCAATTTATGAGTCGATTAAGAAAGTTTGTACTCATTTTACTTGTGGGGGCAGCTATTGCAGCATCAACAGTAGTGTTCCAATCTATTACGGTCAATCGCTTATTAACGCCATCTATTATGGGACTAGATGCTGTTTATATGTTTAGTAAAGTACTCATTTTATTTATTTTTGGTACAAGTTCTATTTTTATTACTAACTTTTACTTAAACTTTGCAGTATCTTTGATAGCGATGATTATTTTTGCACTTATTCTCTTTGAAGGTATATTTCGATTTGGTCAGTTTTCAGTTTATTTTATTTTATTAATTGGTGTAATACTTGGAACGTTCTTTCGGAGTATTACAGGATTTCTTGAACTGATTATTAACCCAGAAGATTTCCTCGTAGTGCAAAGTGCCATGTTTGCAAGTTTTGATGCGTCTAATCCCAAACTTGTAACTGTTTGTGCGGTTATTTTATTGATCTTATTGGTCATTACGATTCGTATGATACCGTATATGGATGTACTATTACTTGGACGGGCACAAGCGATTAACTTAGGTATTTCATACAGCAACTTAACGCGCTTTTTACTTGTTATTGTAGCGTTGATGGTAGCAATTGCTACATCATTAGTAGGACCGATAACATTTTTAGGTTTACTGACCGTGAATTTAGCACACGAGTTGATGAAAACATTTGAACACAAATATATGTTACCAGCGACAATGTGTATTAGCTGGATTAGTTTATTTTTAGCACAGTGGATCGTAGAGAATCTCTTTGAAGCAACAACACAAGTAAGTATATTGATTAACTTAATCGGTGGTATTTACTTTATTTATTTATTGATGAGAAGGAGGGCAACAACATGA